The Patescibacteria group bacterium genome includes a window with the following:
- a CDS encoding helix-turn-helix domain-containing protein, with amino-acid sequence MLDTVFEKLGLKSEHSDVYLALLEGGSMPAGNLAKRLNVPRSTLYGLLDELARGGLVLQNEKGNVKLWQAVDPDKIKNIINDKINALENTRGSFEAILEKLKSSQKTDFVSPKFNYFEGAEEMKIMLKDVLLYDDLDTELCWPVRDVIKVVGEDFLFELNKKRVRNNIYIKVIWPRDKTSDVEKNIFLAPGKEVLREVRLAPAGMEFSMGYWAYGNKVMFMSSKAENFGFIVESKELRQLLKTQFEILWKISEPLKAAPELSRKFMDEIVKPPKI; translated from the coding sequence ATGCTTGATACTGTTTTTGAGAAATTAGGCTTAAAATCGGAACATTCCGATGTTTATTTGGCTTTGTTGGAAGGCGGTTCAATGCCGGCCGGTAATCTGGCCAAGCGCTTGAATGTTCCCCGATCAACGCTTTACGGCTTGCTGGACGAATTGGCTCGCGGTGGTTTGGTTTTGCAGAACGAGAAAGGAAATGTTAAATTATGGCAGGCGGTCGATCCGGACAAAATAAAAAATATCATCAATGACAAAATCAACGCCCTGGAAAATACGCGCGGCAGTTTTGAAGCGATTCTGGAAAAATTAAAGAGTTCGCAGAAAACGGATTTTGTCAGCCCAAAGTTCAATTATTTCGAAGGCGCGGAAGAAATGAAAATAATGCTGAAAGATGTTTTGCTCTACGATGATCTGGATACGGAACTATGCTGGCCGGTAAGGGACGTGATAAAAGTCGTGGGCGAGGATTTTCTTTTTGAATTGAATAAAAAAAGAGTGCGCAATAATATTTATATCAAAGTTATCTGGCCGCGGGATAAGACCAGCGACGTGGAAAAAAATATTTTTCTCGCGCCAGGCAAGGAAGTTTTGCGCGAAGTGCGGCTCGCGCCGGCCGGCATGGAATTTTCCATGGGTTATTGGGCTTACGGCAACAAAGTGATGTTCATGTCGTCGAAAGCGGAAAATTTCGGTTTTATCGTGGAGAGCAAAGAATTGCGCCAGCTTTTGAAAACGCAATTTGAAATATTGTGGAAAATTTCTGAACCGTTAAAGGCGGCGCCGGAACTTTCAAGAAAGTTTATGGATGAAATCGTTAAGCCGCCTAAAATTTGA
- a CDS encoding M23 family metallopeptidase — MKKILIMVLALALISLGVFGVMGKMLAATAETRVITFPTDPTVTFTDDFGDARSGHLHEANDLMGKKMTPLYAAVDGRVHDVEIPEASWGYAITLEDADGYTYHYLHVNNDTPGTDDGLGGVKNAYAPGIVRGATVTKGQLIGWMGDSGNAENVGSHLHFEIRRPDGTAIDPYLSLVAARDLGSYNVAAALAGSPNINTDKGLAAGGGIAPCVSGSLIKIPIVSAVYYCGADGKRHVFTHANAFFTWYKDFNGILTITPEQLAAIPLGSNVTYRPGVKLIKSPSGSQIYAVGKGGVLRWIRSEATAASLYGADWKKKIDIVPDAFITNYTEGDPI; from the coding sequence ATGAAAAAAATTTTAATCATGGTTTTGGCGCTTGCTCTGATTTCGCTGGGCGTTTTTGGGGTGATGGGAAAAATGCTGGCGGCCACGGCCGAAACGCGGGTGATCACTTTTCCGACCGACCCGACTGTAACTTTTACCGACGATTTCGGCGATGCCCGCTCCGGGCATTTGCATGAAGCCAACGATTTGATGGGCAAAAAAATGACGCCGCTTTATGCCGCAGTTGACGGAAGAGTTCATGATGTGGAAATTCCGGAAGCTTCTTGGGGCTACGCGATCACTTTGGAAGATGCGGATGGCTATACCTATCATTATTTGCATGTTAATAATGACACGCCGGGCACCGACGATGGTTTGGGCGGAGTTAAAAATGCTTACGCGCCAGGCATTGTTCGCGGTGCCACAGTAACCAAAGGCCAGTTAATCGGTTGGATGGGCGATTCGGGCAACGCCGAAAATGTCGGCTCTCATTTGCATTTTGAAATTCGCCGGCCGGATGGCACGGCGATCGATCCCTATTTAAGCCTGGTTGCCGCGCGCGATCTGGGCAGTTATAATGTTGCGGCCGCGCTGGCCGGAAGTCCGAATATTAACACTGACAAAGGGTTGGCAGCCGGCGGCGGCATCGCGCCTTGCGTTTCCGGCTCATTGATAAAGATTCCGATCGTCTCCGCCGTTTATTATTGCGGCGCCGACGGCAAGCGCCACGTGTTCACCCATGCCAATGCTTTTTTCACTTGGTACAAAGATTTTAACGGAATCTTGACGATAACGCCGGAACAGCTGGCCGCCATTCCCTTGGGCAGCAATGTGACTTATCGCCCGGGAGTGAAATTGATAAAGTCGCCGAGCGGCTCGCAGATTTATGCCGTGGGAAAAGGCGGCGTCTTGCGCTGGATCAGATCGGAAGCAACGGCCGCGTCCCTTTATGGGGCGGATTGGAAGAAAAAGATTGATATCGTCCCCGACGCTTTTATCACG